ACCTAGACCGGGGCTCCTCTGAACTGGTCGACGCGCTGGAGATCATTCTCCTGTTGCGTGACTGACGGCGCGCTGGCGTGGGTCATCTGATGCGCAACCGGTGGCGAGCTAGGGTTCTGAAGCGACGTGGGTTGGTGCGCAAAGGTTGCGCCGATCTGCTCTCTGAACGTCGAGGTCTGGTGCGGCGCGGCTGAACTAATTCTAAACAACTGTTGCGACTAGGTTGGGTTAAGAATCGACCGCAAGTATTGATCGACGGCGGCCTGAATTGCGGATGTTGTTGATAGTATAGCGGACAGCTTCAAAGCTGACCTTCTGCCGTTGTTCCATCTCCTAACAGTGCTAATTGAATTTCTTCAATGTGACCTAGGGTTTCGTCCCCtttctctgataccatattgaaaataaaggatagaagagaaaacatcaaagttacgtggaaaaccctaggccagggagaaaaaaccacaataagagtttttttaaattttttatacacACTACACAGTACAGGTACAAATATAAATAGCCATAGGTCAGAAACCCTAGAATGTAGACACCAAGTAAAAGACGAAAATGCCCATAGGGCTAAACATCGTTTTGCAACATATACTATAGGAACAAATTTAGAGACAAGATTGTCCCGAGTGCCAAAGTTGTGAACAATCCAATGATGAAAACCTTTTAGCTTCGTACACATATGAAGGAAATTTTATAACGTATCCCAGAAATCAATTATTATAAGTAATCAAATAGTCAAAATTGAAAGGTATGTGTTGGGGAAACCAATCACCTAGAGAAGAAGTAGTGTCTGTTATACAGCATCCTTAATATGAACCAAAATACCTGAACTTGAATGTGGGCATCTTCTTGGTTAAGAATTTGAAGGGACATTGTTCCCTGAAGGTCAAAGTTACTAACTCCACCATCTCGTTTCAGGGACACATTGAGTTTCTCCTCGACAGATAGAGTAACAGGATCAGTTGGGGGTGGAACAGCTGATTTAGATGGACCAACACTTGGCTGTACATCTTCAACTATTACTTCACCTTCTGCCTTCAAAGATTCCAAGAATTGATTTGTCCTTTGGGATCTACCAAGCTGCATGCCAAGGCCTTTAGGAGGAGCAGTGGCAGATGAAGGTGGACGGCCTAATAACAGATATACAAGGTAGAATGGTAAGCATCCACTTAATACATGACAATCTTCATTGGCCATAAAATATATGACAAATGACTAAAATATACGTTGCCAGCGTATATGGTGTTGATGCAAGGACAAGTGGCTGCTTACAAATATGTGTAACAAACTGACAATTTATCATAGATAACATTCATCAAACGTGCATTTAAACAAAGGGCAACCTTTAGGCTTGCTAGAAAAGGACTCGACCTCAGCACCCAATCCAAAACCAGAACTGCCACCAAAACCACCTCCACCACCTGATGATATGCCCATATCACTGAGGCTATTATCAATCTTTCCTGATCCCATAGACTGTAAAGACATAAAGCCTCCTTTGTCACCCCTATTTTTTTCGATCTGCAATATATATGACAAAATATCAACttcgattttattttattagaaaactgaacgttttttgaaaaatgagtattttagttgtgaaaaaaaaaaattatgaagggCATGTAAAAAATACCTTGCTTTTGTCAATCTCACTTGCTTTTCGCTTCATGACATCCTTAGTTTCATTTATCTTGCTCTGCAATACCAACTTGTGCAACTTCTCTTCGTGGCTCTCCATCTCACAGTATTGCTTAACCTGGGCAACAGTCACGTTTTCCTTGTGCCCAAGAGAAATAACCTCATCGAAAGCAAAAATCAAATCGAAAGCTGTTTTGCAAATTCCATCTTCATCCATAGAGAGTGAATATTCAGGTACCTAGAATCGCTTAAGGACTCCAGCATAAATCCATTCTCAGCATGTTTGACACAAGCATTTGTAAAGAACTATCTTACTGTGCAAACAAAACTCCCACGCATACACACGTAAGAGGGTATACACATACACATGTTGTAGGGCACCCCTATTATCAGACGTAAAAATTTtgttagaagaagaaaaagaaaaacatatgaTCTTACCAGAAAAGActtgattttgttttatataaaattttactttCCTTCGCAGTCTACAATTAATCTTTTCATTCATACAATACATTGTCAATAAGGATTTAATAAATGCCTGCTTTGTTCTAGCATATGCAAACTTTGTTAGTTCCCTTGAAATTACTAGTAATTTGAAGTCAAAGATCACCCAAAAATTTATGGAATAAAAGAAATTACAGTAGCACCACGAGCCAGCGTGCCCAAATTCAACACAAGATCAGCGTTAACGGCACTAGAAATAACTATAGGTCGTCTCAAAAAAGGATACAAGCTTAGAAAGGAGCCTTAAGGTGTCCAAATCTTCAAGGATGTTGCTCTGTTTATTTGTTACAAGAAGCAAGTATAAAGCTTCTATTGGCTGGTAAACATAGCGAACATTTTCTGTCTCCACATATGTATGTTGTTTTCCAGTTCCAACCAACTTTGGGAAAGCAGCAAGAAGGCCCTCAATTCTGATTCTAGACATATTAACAAATTGTCTAGAAACAAGAACTTCAAAATGAATACATCCAAAAAGACAGCCTTGTAAGTACTAGCTAAAATTTATCAAAGACTTAGTACAAAAATATTGTTGTAGAATGGGTAAAGGAAATATCTCACCTTTCCCAGACTTGCTAACAATGGATGCGGCAAGAACAACCTATGCAACATATATAACGCTCATCAAAAGAAAATAAGGGGCGGGAGAAAAGACAAATTCGTGAAACCCACCGAAAGTCAAAAGCACGCCaccagaaaaaaataataaaacaagaaacaatATGCAACAAATACATAATAAAATCCAGCTTAAGAAAAGAGAAATCACTAATGATCTTCAAGAGCAGGATGCTCATGCTAGTTCCTAGCACAATGCCTAAAGTGAATTAAAGGGTGCATAAAATCAGATTCAGTGACGCCagataaaatatatatgtagcaCGATCCATTCGCAAGATTTTTTGAATGGCATAGTAAAAGTTAGAAACTATCCAGCATCTTGATTATTTACAATAATGAAATAATTCTCAGAATaacattatattaaaaaaaattatatgatgACATAGCTGAATTGACTCCCTCAACGTTCATGAACTTCAACTGGTTAAAACAAAAAAGCACTGTGAAACAAATTAATGGAAAGGAAAttcagaaaaataaaatatcacggACAATTTCATATAAATTTACACAAGAACGCGGATAGAAAGGGACAACAAATGGTTCAATAACATAAATGCCTTTACCATTTTTTAATGATATGAGAATGCAAACCAACAATCACCGACTTCAGAAAAGAGAAGTTGTGTCTTCCGCACCTAGAAATGAAATTTCGTTAGTCACACACTTATtcgaaagaaaaaacaaaaattacctCAAGAGCTTAACCTAAAATGATTGAATATTTAAAGTGCATGAAATGTGAAAATTATCGATCACCTTGAAATAAAGTGCATAAACAAAGTTCCTTTTCTACATTCTTTGCCCTAACTCTTTACGTATACCCATGGTATCTATCTAACTTCACTTAGAACTATATTACTACGAAAGAACTTAGAGCATGGAAGGTCTTTGAGATCAGGCCAACCTTCGCGTCACGGCGAACGGGgaagggaaaagaagaaaagtaagAGATGTGAAGCTGAAACTCTCATTATTCCCACAAACTACTGCAATTATAAATCAACAATGGGCAACGTTGAGAATGTGGGAAATTCACAAATTACAGCAGATCCAAGTTCGCAAGCATATAATGTACAGATCACATCCGCAAACAAACTACGCAAAATCCAGATCCatctcacaaaattaaaagaagaaacaaagcAGCACTAAATTTCAAGATTGGTAGTGAGATAAACAAAGAGCagatagagaaagaaatattCAAACCAGGGATTTCGGGAATTGATGAGTTTATTGACCGACGAGTGAGAGATCCGAATTGAGGAGACTGAGGAAGGAGAGACTGATCTATTTAACATCCAAATGAAATCGAGAACTGGTCGGTTGGAATCggaagaaagaaaattagaaaacaaactTATGGAATTTGTATAATTTACCatcttaatttcttttttaaaaaattcttacTGTCTTTTAAATCTCTGTATGAATTTCaactcaagtcatcaacatatagtaaatatgtgattttttataaaaagatatGGACAAATAGGATTATTTTTGTATCCTTGTATCaacaaatattgaataaaataattatatcacattcgTCACGAATATTTTATAAGAATCtccaatatttaaattataagatTATGGTACCTTTAATTCTTcagaaattttcataaataaatatcattattaaaaGATCATATAAATGTGGTATGACTGCATCCATAAGATGTATATCTCgattttcatacacagtcaaatcaattaaatatctcaGTGATTCGCCGGCCACTAGATCGATGAAGAATCTCTCCAAAATTTGCTCTTTGATTAGTGATTCACCGTTCCGTACTCAGCCGGCCAAGCAAAACTCCAGCTAAGCTAATAGCTCTCGCCAAACAGGGAGTCTACTGGACGGGGTTCAACTAGCGGAGACTCTTGGAAGAATACGATTTTTCAACTAACAAAGCAAGCATTGAAAGACGCTCACCTCGTGTATCAGACTCGACCCTATCTTTCGGAGCATGCATTCCCATCCGTGTCGCAAGCTGAAAGCAAGCATTCCAGTCCTCAACTCAATAAAGTAGCTCGGCTAAGAGAGAGAAGACAGCACCCTAATTCTCTTGTTGGCTCGGATACCATGAAAGAAAATCGAGAAAAAGCCAGAACAGCCGTGGGTCTGCCTTTTTCAGGAATTAGATGATCGTTGGTGAAATAGCGTATAGGTCTTCAGCTCCGAGAACTTCGGGACCAGGTTCTCTTTTCAAGATGGAATTAATGTAGTTGCATCCACCATCAGATAATACATCTTCTCATAATCAATATCAGGTTTTTGTGAAAAaacttgtgcaactagtcttgctttatattttgtgaccacataattttcattttttttcctcacaaatactcatttgtatcgCACAAGTTTtcatgtcgacattcttcaaacaaattttggttcataatcctcattttcagatataatatcaagagcaaaattatatgaaaaaatgttgtcaataattacatgaattcggttccatctttttcctgtcatgacatagtttattaaaatctcattattatctttaggtatttcaccttcctcacaaatcatgtcaaggatttcttcatgggtatctACATCCTCAATCAAGTCTTTTTTacgattaattatttttctttttcgatgatttttatctttggaacccactggtctatcATGCTTCTaccgtgttccagactcattagtgacaacttgatgtgttaggatatcaatttttgaaGTAACGTTTGCAGCTagtatatgtgatttagttgCTTTATTTACATcgataaatgcatctggtaactgatttgttatatttgcaaaattattttctgaacttcaggTCACATTGATTTGTACGGGGATTTAAATAAGACAATAacaatgcattccatgtaatttctttttccgaCTTTTTAATTCATCCCcctaatattggaaaatttgtctcattaaaatgacaatcagcaaatcgtgcagtaaatacatcaccaaTCAAtgattcaagatatttaataattgatgggaaatcatatccaacatatattcccgACCTTCTTTGAagacccatcttagtacgttgtggtggaacaattagaacatatactgcacatctaAAAAATCTTAGATGAGAAATATTTAGCTCATGACTATAAGCTAATTATAATGACGAGTGCTTATGTACTTATGATAAGCCATAAGAGTAcatttttcatataatttaaaaagcatatttactccccctcatggAAGTATCACTTGAGATATTGAGACGtcgcatgcaaaatagcatgtccccatacaaatGTATAGCTCTTATAAGCGATGGTGtagaaattaattgcaaacgttttatgaatgattccgTTAAACTATTTTGTGTTTGAACAGAAGCTATAGAATGTTCaatacttatcccaattgacgtacaataattatcaaaagtttgggatgtaaattcatcagcattatcaagacaaatggtcttaattgtataatcaaaaaattgtgctcttaacttaattatttgagcttTCCAGATGCAGGATTTCGAgc
This genomic window from Benincasa hispida cultivar B227 chromosome 4, ASM972705v1, whole genome shotgun sequence contains:
- the LOC120075608 gene encoding LOW QUALITY PROTEIN: coatomer subunit delta-like (The sequence of the model RefSeq protein was modified relative to this genomic sequence to represent the inferred CDS: deleted 1 base in 1 codon), which produces MVVLAASIVSKSGKVLVSRQFVNMSRIRIEGLLAAFPKLVGTGKQHTYVETENVRYVYQPIEALYLLLVTNKQSNILEDLDTLRLLSKLVPEYSLSMDEDGICKTAFDLIFAFDEVISLGHKENVTVAQVKQYCEMESHEEKLHKLVLQSKINETKDVMKRKASEIDKSKIEKNRGDKGGFMSLQSMGSGKIDNSLSDMGISSGGGGGFGGSSGFGLGAEVESFSSKPKGRPPSSATAPPKGLGMQLGRSQRTNQFLESLKAEGEVIVEDVQPSVGPSKSAVPPPTDPVTLSVEEKLNVSLKRDGGVSNFDLQGTMSLQILNQEDAHIQVQIETGGNPGILFKTHPNMNKELFSNENILGLKDPNRPFPTGQGSDVGVGLLKWRMQSTDESMVPLTINCWPSVSGNETYVSIEYEASSMFDLRNVVISVPLPALREAPSVRQIDGEWRYDSRNSVLEWSIVLIDNSNRSGSMEFVVPPADSSVFFPISVRFSATSTFSDLKVVNILPLKGGAPPRYAQRTQLITENYQVV